One window from the genome of Candidatus Leptovillus gracilis encodes:
- a CDS encoding TVP38/TMEM64 family protein, translating to MLAHLSNLNSASDEKVNGRFPLILKLSSAAIGAGLLFWLRQPISDVLRIVSNRQAVIAYLDQFGALAPLLLGLVLVLQVIVATIPGHALMIGGGYVFGFVPGFWINLAATVLGSQVAFWLARTAGRPLVEKLAPVSSLNKWYAISAQKGLLFFLFAFMLPIFPADVMNYVPGLSALSPRRFFVANLFGRLPGVIVVTAVGACGFQFSPVVWVGIAVSSMSMFTLWRLVFARKS from the coding sequence ATGCTTGCCCATTTGTCTAACCTGAACAGCGCCAGCGATGAAAAAGTAAACGGCCGTTTCCCCCTCATCCTCAAACTATCCAGCGCCGCCATCGGGGCGGGTCTGTTGTTCTGGCTCCGCCAACCTATCAGTGATGTTCTGCGCATCGTCAGCAACCGGCAAGCGGTAATCGCTTACCTGGACCAATTCGGCGCATTGGCCCCGCTGCTGTTGGGCCTCGTCCTGGTGTTGCAGGTGATTGTGGCCACCATCCCCGGCCACGCCCTGATGATTGGCGGCGGGTATGTCTTTGGCTTTGTCCCCGGATTCTGGATCAATCTGGCGGCGACGGTGTTGGGCAGCCAGGTTGCTTTTTGGCTGGCGCGGACGGCCGGACGGCCGTTAGTGGAAAAGCTGGCCCCGGTAAGTTCGCTGAACAAATGGTACGCCATTTCCGCTCAAAAAGGGCTGCTCTTCTTCCTGTTCGCCTTCATGCTGCCCATCTTCCCCGCCGACGTGATGAATTACGTCCCCGGACTCAGCGCCCTTTCCCCTCGGCGCTTCTTCGTCGCCAACCTGTTTGGCCGCTTGCCCGGTGTGATTGTGGTGACGGCCGTTGGCGCTTGTGGCTTTCAATTTTCACCGGTTGTCTGGGTCGGCATTGCTGTCTCCAGCATGAGCATGTTCACCCTTTGGCGGCTTGTATTTGCCCGGAAAAGCTGA